A window of the Citrus sinensis cultivar Valencia sweet orange chromosome 9, DVS_A1.0, whole genome shotgun sequence genome harbors these coding sequences:
- the LOC102620533 gene encoding anthranilate N-methyltransferase-like translates to MGSFTKSKSKVTNEEEEVYSHAMVLGSAIVLPAVFQAVVNLDVLDIINKAGPGAELSASEIASQIPTKNPEGAAKMLDRVLGLLVSFNILCCSFSTHGVRLYSLAPVAKYYVSDQNGVSMRPYMNLSLDKVMMPGWFQLKDQILEGELSYNKALGMDFYDYLGTDSRFNEVFNNGMIGQTSFVINKIVESYKGFQNITRLVDVGGGLGITLATIISKYPHIKGINFDVPHVIKDASSYPGMEHVGGDMYQKIPEGDAILMKWMLHNFDDENCIKILRNCYKALPNDGKVLVINSTLPEVPDSTEASRDSFILDAIFLIQIPHGRERTKKEFTALAIEAGFKGINFECNVCNSYVMEFYK, encoded by the exons ATGGGTTCTTTCACTAAGAGCAAATCAAAAGTGACCAATGAAGAGGAAGAGGTATATTCACATGCCATGGTACTGGGAAGTGCAATAGTGCTACCCGCGGTTTTTCAAGCAGTAGTAAATCTTGATGTTCTTGATATCATAAACAAAGCTGGTCCTGGTGCTGAGCTTTCTGCTTCAGAGATTGCTTCTCAAATTCCCACCAAAAATCCTGAGGGTGCTGCCAAGATGTTGGATCGGGTTCTCGGGCTTCTGGTGAGCTTCAATATCCTTTGTTGCTCTTTCAGTACTCATGGAGTAAGGCTCTACAGTCTCGCTCCTGTCGCTAAATACTATGTGAGTGATCAAAACGGCGTCTCAATGCGTCCCTATATGAACTTGTCTCTTGACAAAGTAATGATGCCTGGCTG GTTCCAATTGAAAGACCAAATTCTTGAAGGAGAACTTTCGTATAATAAAGCCCTCGGAATGGATTTCTACGATTATCTGGGCACCGACTCCAGGTTCAATGAAGTTTTCAACAATGGAATGATCGGCCAGACTTCTTTTGTAATCAATAAGATTGTAGAATCCTACAAAGGCTTTCAGAATATTACGCGCCTTGTTGACGTTGGCGGTGGTTTAGGAATCACCCTTGCGACCATAATTTCCAAATACCCTCATATTAAGGGTATTAATTTTGACGTACCTCATGTTATAAAAGATGCCTCATCTTATCCCg gCATGGAACATGTTGGCGGAGATATGTACCAAAAAATTCCAGAGGGGGATGCCATTTTAATGAAG TGGATGCttcataattttgatgatgagaaTTGCATAAAGATACTGAGGAATTGTTACAAAGCTCTTCCAAATGATGGAAAGGTACTTGTTATTAACTCAACGTTGCCAGAAGTGCCTGACAGTACCGAGGCTTCAAGGGATTCCTTCATTTTAgatgcaatttttttaatccaaattcCTCATGGAAGGGAGCGGACCAAAAAGGAGTTCACTGCATTGGCAATCGAAGCTGGATTTAAGGGTATCAACTTTGAATGTAACGTTTGCAATTCCTATGTCATGGAATTCTACAAGTAA